AGTCTAGCAACGTGTCAGCCTAGTTTGTCCATGCCTGCATCCCCTCAGGCCACTTGTCACAGAGTTCCTGGCTCCCGTCCCTCTGCACATTTCTGTGTCCTGGGTGGACACCCTTGCAGGTGTGTGCTCGCTTGTGTGGTGCTGTGTCCCTGGCACGATAATGGGACAGGCTGTCTTTAGCAGGCATTGGGGATGAGAGGAGAGACTTAGCTCTCAGAGGAACCTGCCTGAGCGGCTCCTGTCCAGCCAGAGTCCCCTAGTCCCTCcacggggtgggaggggagatgtCACCCACAAAGACTCATCTCTGAGAAGGCTCCACCCCTACATGCAAGCACCATGTTTATCCTCACCCGGACTGTTCCGCAACACAAGTGTCAATTCACTTCTTCCTCCCTAGAGTCGAAAGGACAAAGAACGCCTTAAACAGAAGCACAAGAAGCGGCCTGAGTCACCCTCCAGCATCCTAACCCCACCTGTGGTCCCCACTGCTGACAAGGTACTGCTGCCTACACCCAGGAGGGTTGGTGTGGGAGGGGTCAGGGTGAGCACCCCTGGGAGCCCCCACAGCTTCAGGTTAATATGTGTCTGCTCCCTGCCCGACCCCTCTCTACTCCCCATTCTAGCCTAGGAGGGGCAAGCTCCTCTGCCCTACCTATCACTGACCCATCAGGAGGGTCGGGTTGGGTGGGATACCGCCCTGCCTGCTGGCTGCCAGGTGCTCTCATCTGTCTCTGTCCAGACAGAGGGCCTCAGCACTGGGCTCTTGTCTGTGGGTACAGCACAGGTTGGTTCTCTGAGTTTTTGGGGTCCATTTccccagagacaggcagagaggaccCTTTCACTCTTCACTCCTCCCCCACATTCCATGCAGGTTGGAGGGACTGAAAGTGCAGCTCATGGTGGCTTGCAGGGCAGGCCCCTGGACAGCACCCTGAAAGCCCCCCTCATCCCTAGTAGGGGCATATGTGTCAAGCCTGACTCCAGAAATGGGCAACATCTGGATGAGCAACCGGCAGGCTCTACCGAGGCCAGGGAGTCACTAATCCAAGCCAgagcagccctccctgcccctccttccagcccGCCCTCCCCCTGGAAGGAGAACAGGGGCCTGGAGACACTGCCTCCTCCTGTCACCATTAGTGCCCCATTTCCCTCTACTGGCCTCAGGAGGTTGGCAAAGCTCTGGGCATCTTAGCAGGAGGCTCAGGTATCAGGTTTCCAGGGTGATGTTGCTGTGGCAACTGTCCCAGtaaccctctcccctccctgctgcccagggctCACCTGGAAAAGCTTGTCATCTGCGCCCTCTGACCTTTCCCTGGGGCCTGCAGGCAGGTGGATCTAGGAATTGCCCCAGTGGCTGGGCGTCCCTTTGGATGTGTTAGAGCATtctgcccagcctcctccacccaccccagcatTTCAGCTACCCCTCCCCctagcccctctcctcccttgctCTCAGAACCACATCTGGCTCCCTTCAGAACTCCAGCTGttggaaagaacaaagaaaaagacagagaccaGGGCTCCACCCAGGAAGGGGCAGCACAGGGTGGCTCTCTCCTGTCCATCCTCCCTCTGGCATTTGTTCCTTTACTGAGTACCTGGTCTCCACCAGGAGGAAGAGCTATGCCTGGCAGTACTACAAAGCCCTAATTTACTCACCACATGCCAGACTCCCTTCTAGAAAAGGGGGATAGGAGGGATGCATGAGGATTCACTCAATTTAATCCTCAGATAAAGTAGATATTTTATTAACCCCattcaataaatgaagaaacaggcacagagtagttaagtaatttgcctaaaagcacacagctagtgagtggtggagtcaggatttgaacccaggcagtccgGCTTGAAGGCCTGTTCTCTTAACCAGCACAGGACACTGTCTCTGCAGTATATTACTAGCAGCCACCGCCATCAGAATCATCATTATTGACCCCATACAATGTATCTGGCATTATGTTCCTTGTAACTCTCCAAATAGGCATGATTAGTCCCATAAGGACGCTGGAGCTCCATGAAGGTGAGAGACCACACGACATGACACAGCAGTAGAAGGCAGAGCCCGCCAGGCTCAGCCCCCAGAGCCCAAGCCCTTCCAGCCATTGCCCTGCTGCCCTCAGACATGGGGGACAGTATATTTCAGTACGCATGGCAGCTGTTGACATGGCTGATGTAGGTGGCTACGTGGTACCCTGGAAATAACAGGACAGAATGACTTGTTCCACCTTGGGTAGCTCTGGGGTGACTCCAAGAAGAGGGGGTTTTCGAGCTGGATTTTGAAGGATGAGACATttcccagggagggaaaggataGGCTCTTTGGGCAGAGTGCTGATTGTCTAGGAAGGGCATGGAGTGGCCAAGGAGCCAAGTGTCAGCCAGGTGGCTGCAGCTAGGGGTGAGTAAGGAGGGAGTGATGGTGATTGGAGGGCCCAAGAATGGGGCCAAGGCAGCCTTTTCTCCCTGGGGTCCGTCTTCCATATGTACCCCACTTCCCAACACAAGTCCAACCCTCTTGGGCCTAAGTGTTTCTTAAATGAATGACTGAGCAGATACGTACATCAGTACAGACTCTTGAGACCATCTTCATCACTCCGCAGCCCGAGGTGAAGGACCGACAGCTTCTTGGTTTCAGAGGTCCCATCTCTTCACACCCAGAAGTTCCACAGctgcctccccatctccctggtGGAGGAGCTCCCACCACCATCTCCTTGCCTGGAAATGCTTCCTGAGGCTAACTGTGGGCGCTCCTAGGAGAGCCCTGGGTCCTGGATCCTCCTGCTCCACTCCCAAGTCAGGGTgagcccaggccctggggctgaCCGCgagccttcctctcctctccttccctcaggtCTCCTCCTcggcttcctcttcctctcaccaTGAGGCCAGCACTCAGGAGACTTCTGAAAGCAGCAGGGACTCAAAGGGGAAAAAGTCTTCCAGCCATAGCCTGAGTCACAAGGGGAAGAAACTGAGCAGTGGGAAAGGTGTGAGCAGTTTCAcctccgcctcctcctcttcttcttcctcctcttcctcctcctctgggggGCCCTTCCAGCCTGCAGGTGAGTGTGGACatcctggaggaggctgggagccaGATAGTCTTTGGTCCTGAGCTTTTCTAGCAAGGGCCTTTGCAGATTGGTTTGCATCTCATTTGCTTAAATTGATTCTGGTTAAAGATGAAGGAATCCCCACCAAGTGActtttctccaccccacccccttaaCCCTCCCCTCTTGAGCTGgaactcccctcccctctccctcagggCCTGGCTCTCCAACCCCATAGCATTATTCATTATCCCCTGCATGTGTGCTGTCAGGTACCGTTTTTTAAAGCACCAACACTAATGTTATCTCTTGTAATCTCTATGTGGTCATCCAGTGAGGACAGTAGGGTGGGAGTTATTTTCCTCCCTCTTTATCAAAGGTGGAAAAGGTGGTGGGGgatggcggggagggagggactcATCCTAGGACACAGAgatcctggcagagctgggacaggaaACCTGGCTTCCCTATCCCCCGACCAGAGCGCTCTCTAACTAGTGCACattgggagtgggagtggggcgGGGATCTGGGCTCCAGCTGTAATTCTATTTTCCCTCTGCAGTTTCGTCCCTGCAGAGCTCCCCTGACTTCTCTGCATTCCCCAAGCTGGAGCAGCCTGAGGAAGACAAGTACTCCaagcccacagcccccaccccttcagcccctccctctccctcggCCCCCGAGCCCCCCAAGGCAGACCTCTTTGAGCAGAAGGTGGTCTTCTCTGGCTTTGGGCCCATCATGCGcttctccaccaccacctccagctcGGGCCGAGCCCGGGCCCCGTCCCCTGGGGACTATAAGTCTCCCCACGTCTCGGGGTCCGGGGCCTCTGCAGGCACCCACAAGCGGATGCCCACGCTGAGCGCCGCCCCTGTGCCTGCTGAGGAGACCCCTGAGACAGGCCTGAAGGAGAAGAAGCACAAAGCCAGCAAGAGAAGCCGACATGGGCCAGGCCGACCCAAGGGCAGCCGGAACAAGGAAGTCACTGGGGGCCcagctcttccctccctgcctggtgCCCAGCTGGCTGGCTTTACCGCCACTGCTGCCTCACCCTTCTCCGGAGGTTCCCTGGTCAGCTCCGGCCTGGGGGGTCTGGCCTCTCGTACCTTTGGGCCTTCTGGGAGCCTGCCCAGCCTGAGCCTGGAGTCCCCCCTGCTGGGGGCAGGTTAGTGACCCTTGGGGATGGAGGGTATCTCAGGGCCCCAGCCAGTCTAGTGAGAGGACAGAGATATAAACATGCAGTTAGAAGGAAATGTGATAGAAGCTGCTCCAAAGGACAGAGGATGGAGGTGACAGTCACCTGAGACACTCCCCCGTACCCATCTTCTGCATGGTTGTAGTGGGAGAGACTGGGGTAGATGGCCAATAGGACTTACCCAAGTTTTGGTTGATCAGTTAGAAAAGCTGGGAATTCTCCAGCCTGGGCAGGGCAAATAAGCAGGCATGTCAAGCAGATGTCACCCAGACAAGATGTGACATCTTTGCAGTAAGAGGGTAAGACTGGTGTGTGGCCAGATCCAGGGGAGAGGTTGCCCCAGTCACCTGgctgaggaggggcctgggggagtgGTGACTGTAagcttccctctgtgtcctccttGTGCCTGTAGGCATCTACACCAGTAATAAGGACCCCATCTCCCACGGTGGCGGAATGCTGCGGGCTGTCTGCAGCAcccccctctcctccagccttctGGGGCCCCCAGGGACCTCGGCCCTGCCCCGCCTCAGCCGCTCCCCATTCAccagcaccctcccctcctcctctgcttctaTCTCCACCACTCAGGTGAGGCCTTACTCCTGGGCTCCTCCGTCCCTGGGCAGGTGGGGGACAGCCTGCCAAGGACCCCAGCTTTCCATGGGAATTTGAGAGATTGGGCTTGAGCGCTACCAGaacttttccctctttctggtcctctctcctccccagcacacCTGGTCCCCTCCACCCCGGTGCACACAGTTGTGCTCTAGATCCAAGAATAACCACCAGGCGGGACTGTACCTCCTTTCCCTCAGGTGTTTTCTCTGGCTGGCTCTACCTTTAGCCTCCCTTCTACCCACATCTTTGGAACCCCAATGGGTGCCGTTAACCCCCTCCTCACCCAAGCCGAGAGCAGCCACACAGGTATGTGAGTCCCTGACCCCATTCCCCTTTCTTCCTGAAGACCTGAGGGGCACCCATCACTTGCATGTCACCCCAGAAAGGATGGGAGGGCTTTctggctgctccctccctctggccaTTGCTCACCCAGCCAAAAAATTTTCACACACAACAAACCGGGATACACTTTCACTTGAAGACCCCCTCCCCCCgtaaggggagggggcagggcaggacagggcagagtTACTACTGCTCcatcttacaaaagaaaaagggagagacgTATGACTTGCTCAAGCCAGTTCAAGTAGGGAAAGGCAGAGCAGGAGCTGAAAATCTGGTACCCTGACTCCATGCCTAGTTCTCCTACTGCTGTAGGGTAGCTCCCCTCCCGCCTCTTAGTGAATCTGTGGGATCAGCTTTTGCAGAGGTCCCACCATCTGGGCAACCTGCTCTCTGGGTATTTAGGAGTTAAGAGGACGGATCCCAAgcgcccctccctctccttggaGGGTTAACCCAGCCCCAGAGAGCTGATTGGTGCAGAGATACCACCtggcctgctgggggtggggcttacCAGATCAGGTAGGCCTTAAAGGCGCTAAATCTGATTACAGAATTAAGGACCTACAGAGTAAGTGACTATATTTTCCAGAACGCAGATTGTAATTCTGTGGCCTAACAGAGTTTTGCTGTCTAATCTGTGAGCTTATTAATATGAAAGTCATACAAAACTGATTATAGTAGTACAATATTTAAAGTCTTGTTGTATGGCAGCTAAACTATTCAGCTTAACGCTTCACATTTATTATCTGATTTTAATCCTAACAATCACTTCAGAGAGGTTAGTTTCAAGCCCACGGTCACACGGCAAGTAAGTATCAGGTCCAAGTTCAACCCAGGATTGTCTAGGCCCCAAATGTCTATAACTTTGAAGTTACAAGTTTTCTTCCAGGAAAGAAATTGGGAGGTGGATCTGAAAGTAGCCAGGCAGCAAGAGCCTTTCTGCctagagaaaggggaagagacgAGATCCCATGGCTTTGCCTCCCAAGGGGCTCGGTTTCCAAGCCAAGGCTCCCAGCGCCTTAAGAACTATAACTGCCAGTCTAGGGTTGGGAGGTCCTGGGGAAAGGGGTCTGCGGTAAGGTCCCAGATCCCGCACCCACTTCCCAGGCGAGGACTGTGAGGCCGACGGCACCCCTTCCTCGCTGATCCCTGCCCCACTTCTTCCAAGAGCCAGACCTGGAGGACTGCAGCTTCCGATGTCGGGGGACCTCCCCCCAGGAGAGTCTGTCTTCCATGTGAGGGAGGGGGTGGCGGCTTGGGGGAGGGACTGGGAGCGGGGCGGAGGGACTACCAGGGAGGAGAGGGCGGAGAGACGGCGCGAGGAAAGAGTGGGATCCCCAAGGGGATGACTGAAACccctgagaggagaggagggggacgGGGAGACTGTGGAGTTGGGGAGTGAGGTAATCCTGAGCCCAGTTTTCCCTTCTGACCCCAGGTCCCCCATCAGCAGCCTCCCGGCACTCTTCGACCAGACAGCGTCCGCACCCTGCGGGGGCGGCCAGTTGGACCCAGCGGCTCCGGGAACGACTAACATGGAGCAGCTGCTGGAGAAGCAAGGAGATGGCGAGGCCGGCGTTAACAGTGAGGAGGGGTGACGTCGGGCTGGGAGACCTGTCCTAGGATCCCCAGATTCGGTCACCTCTCTCAAGTCCCCGTCTTTAAGGATCCGGCCCCGCCCTCACCTTAACTCTGGCCAGTCCCGGGCCTTACCTTTCATCCTCGCAAGGTCCAgctcctggccccgccccctcttCACCTGGCCTTTGGCCCTCGCGACCTTTTGGCCCTTACCTTACTAAGCCCCAACTTCCGCCAGCAGCTTCACTCCCAATCACGAGGCCTCCACCCTGGGCCTGAGGCCCCACCCTTTGGTCTTTAGGCCCCACCCTTTGGTTCTTAGACCTCTGGGTCCCCAGGATTCACCTGAGTCCCTCGCTAGCCGGCGTCTTCTCTTTTAGGTCTCAGTCCGAATTCttccccaggccccgcccctccaggcTCCGCCCCCGGTcctctggccccgcccccagccttcACCCCGCCTCTCCAGGCCCGCCGCGGGGCTCAGGCGCTCTCGCCTTCTGTTTGCAGTCGTGGAGATGCTGAAGGCGCTACACGCGCTGCAGAAGGAAAACCAGCGGCTTCAGGAGCAGATCCTGAGCCTTACGGCCAAGAAGGAGCGGCTGCAGATTCTCAACGTGCAACTCTCTGTGCCCTTCGCTGCCCTGCCTACCGCCCTGCCTGCCGCCAATGGCCCTATTCCTGGGCCCTATGGCCTGCCTCCCCAAGGTAAGGGGATCCCACAGCCTGTGTGTGAGGGGCCTCTGCTCAGCGGTGGGAACTGGCTCGACTCCAGCCCTGACCTCCTTCCATGATCCCTCTCCTTCAGCCGGCAGCAGCGATTCCTTGAGCACCAGCAAGAGCCCTCCAGGGAAGAACAGCCTGGGCCTGGACAACTCTCTTTCCACGTCTTCCGAGGTGGGCGCCACGGGGAGGGGCACGGGGGGCGGGACGGCAGGAGCGGGGAGGTGCTAGGGCCTCCATGTCCCATCTCCACCTTGCGCTATTGGAAGCCGGGCAGTGACGTGAATGGCTGAGCAATTGGGTGATTGGTCCATTTATTGTTTCGTTAAATAAGTAATAATTTCGAGGTGCCTACTTAGGCCAGTCACTGGCTAAACAGTCggtgagcaaaacagacacagTCCTGCTCCTGAAGACAGGCTAAGTCTAAGAAAATCAGTAATTACAAACCGGGAAAAGTGCTAATAATTTGAGGGCTGTGAGAAAGAATGGAGGGTGGGATTCTTCTCTGGATATAAGGTGGTTAGGGAAGGCCTCTTTGGGAAGTATTTGTGAAGAGTTTATTACAGTTTATTAAAGCCTCACACAAAATAATACCTGTGTAATTGGTGGTGGTTGGGGTAGCAGTTGTTATTGTTATGTTGTGGTTATTACTGAAATCAAGCAAACTGGGTTTTTGTTCTATTTGCCACTTACGaactgtgtgacttgggcaataataatcataatagtaaCTAACGTTAATTGTGTACTTGCCCTTTGTCATGTCCTGTGCTTAGACTTTTAAAGCGTGGCGTGTTTAGTCTTCACAATAACTTTGTGGAATGGGTGCTGCTGTTACCCCCATGTTATGAGTGTGTCAACTGAAACAGAGAAGCCACCCAAGCCATTGCATTGCGGACATGGGATCTGAGCCGGAGTCTTTCACTCCAGCTGCCTGCAGAGTGACTTAGCCTGTCTGCTAACCAATGGTTTCACCCATAAAACAGCAGTAATGAGTTAGTACAGGTCAAGCACTGAACCCTGGATCTGGTTCACTAGGTAGTCACTACTGTCATCACTATTCTGTGTTAAACAAGCATCGGGAGAGGCCCCCAGAAAGTGATTTGTAAAGACCATTTGGATTCTTAGCCTTTATCCCTGGGCCTTGCTTATTCCTGATGGGTGGCTCTGCCGGGGGTTAAGGTGGGGGTGGCTGTGCTCTGTGAGAATGCTGGtgggtgctgggctgggggggCCAGAAAGGTCATGCTGGCCCCCGGCCCTctgacccctcccttccccctccctccccaggacccaCACTCAGGCTGCCCGAGCCGCAGCAGCTCGTCGCTGTCCTTCCACAGCACGCCCCCACCGCTGCCCCTGCTCCAGCAGAGCCCTGCTACTctgcccctggccctgcctggggcccctgCCCCGCTCCCACCCCAGCCGCAGAATGGGCTGGGCCGGGCACCGGGGGCAGCGGGGCTGGGGGCTATGCCCATGGCTGAGGGGCTGTTGGGGGGGCTGGCGGGCAGCGGGGCCCTGCCCCTCAATGGGCTCCTGGGGGGGTTGAATGGGGCTGCTGCCCCCAACCCTGCAGGCTTGAGCCAGGCTGGCGGGGCCCCCACGCTGCAGCTGCCAGGTTGTCTTAACAGGTGAGGGAGAGCTCAGCCTggggaagggaatggggaggCTGGCTCTGGGAGGGACTCCCCCCCCAAACACCCACAATCCCCCCAAATTTTGGAAAGCTGTCTTGCGGTCTTACAGGGTACAGAATCTAGTCACCTCTTGGCCCCAGGTGCTCCCTAGATGTTAGGTGTGAGTGCTGTCTGGGTGATAGCTCTCCAGTGACAGAATTGTCTGTTTATTCCTTATACCCGAATCTAGGTTTTCcttctgagaaaattcttccacCTAACTTGTCTCTCTCCCACTGTCCTCTCTGAGCTCTCATCCTTTAATATCACACATCCCCGCCTCTCTCCACCTGGGTCTGAGGGAGTCTGGAAGCgtgtgggagcaggggaggagtgTTTCCCTGTCCCTTCCCATGGTCTGTGTTTTGCCTCCTGCTTCAGCCTAACCGAGCAGCAGAGACACCTCCTGCAGCAGCAAgagcagcagctccagcagctccagcagctccTGGCCTCCCCACAGCTGACCCCGGTAATGCCCCTCTCTGCCTGGgccacctccccgccccctgctctGCTGGAAGGGCCCATCTCAGAGTATCTAGGTCGGCCCCAAAGGGAAGGCttagaagggagggaggagagccgCAGGCTGGACCCTTATGGATCATGTAGGGGCAAAGGGGGTTGCTCACAGGGGCCCTGGCCACTGGGACAGAGATGCTATACTGGCCCCAGATCACATCCTAGTGAGAGGGTCTGGAGGGTGGTGAGTCCTGTTACTGAGCATTTCCAGTTCCAGCCCCAAGGATCTTCAGTGGGGACTTCAGGGCCCACGTAGAGAGGTAACTGAGCAGGTGACAGACACCCCGTCAACCAGAGCAGCCCCTTTGAGCTCTTTCTTGTATGTTGAGTTCTACTAAAAATTCCTTTGGAGAAAAGGagttctgcctttaaaaaaacagGGGaattggaaaatagaaaaatactcattttcatgtAAAGAAACACTGGGAAGGTAAAAAGAAACCAATTCAGTTGGTTACTTACAGAGGCCAGATGGCAACAGAGGTGAAAGCAACATTTCTTAAGATGTAAGCCTTGATAAATAGTTTTTGAGTTTTGGAACACTGAAAATGCTCTGCCTGTTCAAAGCAAAGATAAATGAAtcttaagcagaaaaaaaaaacaaacaaaaaagaggagaGTTGAAAACTATTGACCTTGTTTAGTGTTTCTCAACTTGGGGTCATACCACCCCTGgggacatttctggttgtcataGCAACTGAGGAATTGCTTTGGTGAGGGGGGATGGGGCCAGGGATGCTAAACCTCCTGCACTTGGCCAGTAGTGCCCTAGCTGACAGACACTGAGGGTGAGCAACCTCTTTCTTGtccagatggggagactgaggcccagagtggggagTTAGAGACCAAACCTTGACTatctcccaggcctcctgcctcaTGGTCCTAGTGTGATGGGATGGGGCCCAGGCCAAGCAGGGTGAGATAACCATGGGGACCGCTGGCCAGTGAGCAGTCTGGCCCTGTTGCAGGAACACCAGACCGTTGtctaccagatgatccagcagaTCCAGCAGAAGAGGGAGCTGCAGCGGCTGCAGATGGCCGGGGGCTCCCAGCTGCCCATGGCCAGCCTTCTGGCTGGAAGCTCCACCCCGCTGCTGTCCGCGGGCACCCCTGGCCTGCTGCCCACAGCATCTGCCCCACCTCTGCTGCCTGCCGGGGCCCTGGTGGCTCCCTCACTTGGCAACAACACAAGTCTCATGGCTGCTGCGGCCGCAGctgcagcagtagcagcagcggGTGGCCCTCCGGTCCTCACTGCCCAGACCAACCCCTTCCTCAGCCTGGCGGGGGCGGATGGCGGTGGCCCCAAAGGAGGGGTGAGTAAAGGGTCGGGGCCCTCCTGGAGCATTAGAAGGGACATCATCAGGTGAATCatcagaaggaggaaggaagcgATCCCTGGGTCAGCAGAGTGCCTGCTCTaggccccagggcctctgccaACAAATGGGTGCCCTCCTACAGGTCCAATAAAGATCCCTTCTGCATACGGGCTAACAGCAAAAGGCCCAATTAGAAAATGGCATTCCTCTGGGAAGCCCAATTAGAAAAGGCCGTTTCCTCTCTGATCGGACCAGTTTAGAAAAAGATGATGCTTTGGGTGGGCCATATGAAGaaagcctcttcctcctccttctgaggGCCTAGAGCCAAAGTCCAAGTGCTGGCCTTGGCGAACACATGCCTACGCAGGGCAATTCCTCCCCTCTACACACACGTACTCGTTAACCCTGGTGTGCACCCgccagagcccaggccctcacTGCACCCTACGTTAGCTTTCTTGACCCAGGAAGCCATTCTCAAGCAGGTGTTAGGACCAGACACCTCCCAAacccccagcctcccttcctctttttccagACCGCTGACAAAGGAGCCTCAGCCAACCAGGAAAAAGGCTAAATACACCCACGCCCCTGCTGATCCCCCAAGTGGAGGGGCAGATCCTGGCCTGAGGGGTCCCAGCCTGGAGCGGGCACCTGTGCCCAGACACTGGAGAGCCCTGGCCCAGAGCATGTGCTGAGGGCCGGGGGTTGTGGGGTGCTCCTGGTGCCGAGGACTGAGACCAAGAGGGGAGCCCTTTCCATCTAGCCCCCCTTCCACTTTGCACTGGGCCTTTTGTGAGGGGCTCAGAGGGGGTCAGGCTCCAAGCCTGCCTAGGAGCCCCCATTCTCAGTGAATGTTTTGAGGTTCCCCAGAAAGCATGTTAAGTGGGCCATCGCATAAGTGGggggttggttgaatccaccACATAAAATGGATCAGCACTTGTGTGGGAGAAGTAGAGGGGGTTTGGCCCTGGGCCTGCCCCTGTGCAGAAGTCTTCTCTAGAGGGAGGAAGAGCCCTGCTTGACCTGCGGTTTCTTCCCAACATGGGCAGATGGCAGGAGGGCTCCCTGGGGCTGTTTCTTGCTgggccccttcccctgcccccaacaaGGGTCACAAGCTGAGCTTGTAAAAGCCCACAGACTAAGAggctgaggaaggggcagggtggCATCAAATTCGGCCCAAGCCTCCCTACCTCTAGGGGGGTAGGTCCCAGTGATCAgccgggggagggcagggggagggcggCCCAGCCCCCTCGGTGCCCTGCCCCTTGTTTGCACTATTGGATTTAGGAGTGCCGAGGGTGGGGAGATGAAGCGGCCTGACTCAgagagcttgtgtgtgtgtgtgtgtgtgtgtgtgtgtgtgtgtgtgtgtgtgtgcacgcgcatgcACGTGCGTGCGCATGCACGTGCGtgcgtgtgtctgtctgtctctccctggaCCCCAGGCagccaagggcagggagggaagcagtGCTCAGATGGGGCAGCATCAGAGGGGCGCCCCTAGCTCTTGTTTGCACCCTCTCACCTCACCAACTTTAGTCCCTTTCTGGGGCCTGAATGGTTAACAAAAACCAGAAGAGTACTCCAATATTGGAGAGtaactgggggctgggggctttgAATCAGGGTGATATCCTGCCTTTCCTCCCCCAGACCTCGTGTGGTCTCAGTGCCCCTCCAAGCTCCCCTTCCGCCACTGATTGTTGGTCCTGCTTCCCTGG
The sequence above is a segment of the Camelus ferus isolate YT-003-E chromosome 16, BCGSAC_Cfer_1.0, whole genome shotgun sequence genome. Coding sequences within it:
- the MLLT6 gene encoding protein AF-17 isoform X4 — its product is MKEMVGGCCVCSDERGWAENPLVYCDGHACSVAVHQACYGIVQVPTGPWFCRKCESQERAARVRCELCPHKDGALKRTDNGGWAHVVCALYIPEVQFANVLTMEPIVLQYVPHDRFNKTCYICEEQGRESKAASGACMTCNRHGCRQAFHVTCAQMAGLLCEEEVLEVDNVKYCGYCKYHFSKMKTSRHTSGGGSGGTGGGGGGGGGGGSTVGGSSGFITGRRSRSASPSTQQEKHPSHHERGQKKSRKDKERLKQKHKKRPESPSSILTPPVVPTADKVSSSASSSSHHEASTQETSESSRDSKGKKSSSHSLSHKGKKLSSGKGTHKRMPTLSAAPVPAEETPETGLKEKKHKASKRSRHGPGRPKGSRNKEVTGGPALPSLPGAQLAGFTATAASPFSGGSLVSSGLGGLASRTFGPSGSLPSLSLESPLLGAGIYTSNKDPISHGGGMLRAVCSTPLSSSLLGPPGTSALPRLSRSPFTSTLPSSSASISTTQVFSLAGSTFSLPSTHIFGTPMGAVNPLLTQAESSHTEPDLEDCSFRCRGTSPQESLSSMSPISSLPALFDQTASAPCGGGQLDPAAPGTTNMEQLLEKQGDGEAGVNIVEMLKALHALQKENQRLQEQILSLTAKKERLQILNVQLSVPFAALPTALPAANGPIPGPYGLPPQAGSSDSLSTSKSPPGKNSLGLDNSLSTSSEDPHSGCPSRSSSSLSFHSTPPPLPLLQQSPATLPLALPGAPAPLPPQPQNGLGRAPGAAGLGAMPMAEGLLGGLAGSGALPLNGLLGGLNGAAAPNPAGLSQAGGAPTLQLPGCLNSLTEQQRHLLQQQEQQLQQLQQLLASPQLTPEHQTVVYQMIQQIQQKRELQRLQMAGGSQLPMASLLAGSSTPLLSAGTPGLLPTASAPPLLPAGALVAPSLGNNTSLMAAAAAAAAVAAAGGPPVLTAQTNPFLSLAGADGGGPKGGTADKGASANQEKG
- the MLLT6 gene encoding protein AF-17 isoform X2, with the protein product MKEMVGGCCVCSDERGWAENPLVYCDGHACSVAVHQACYGIVQVPTGPWFCRKCESQERAARVRCELCPHKDGALKRTDNGGWAHVVCALYIPEVQFANVLTMEPIVLQYVPHDRFNKTCYICEEQGRESKAASGACMTCNRHGCRQAFHVTCAQMAGLLCEEEVLEVDNVKYCGYCKYHFSKMTSRHTSGGGSGGTGGGGGGGGGGGSTVGGSSGFITGRRSRSASPSTQQEKHPSHHERGQKKSRKDKERLKQKHKKRPESPSSILTPPVVPTADKVSSSASSSSHHEASTQETSESSRDSKGKKSSSHSLSHKGKKLSSGKGVSSFTSASSSSSSSSSSSSGGPFQPAVSSLQSSPDFSAFPKLEQPEEDKYSKPTAPTPSAPPSPSAPEPPKADLFEQKVVFSGFGPIMRFSTTTSSSGRARAPSPGDYKSPHVSGSGASAGTHKRMPTLSAAPVPAEETPETGLKEKKHKASKRSRHGPGRPKGSRNKEVTGGPALPSLPGAQLAGFTATAASPFSGGSLVSSGLGGLASRTFGPSGSLPSLSLESPLLGAGIYTSNKDPISHGGGMLRAVCSTPLSSSLLGPPGTSALPRLSRSPFTSTLPSSSASISTTQVFSLAGSTFSLPSTHIFGTPMGAVNPLLTQAESSHTEPDLEDCSFRCRGTSPQESLSSMSPISSLPALFDQTASAPCGGGQLDPAAPGTTNMEQLLEKQGDGEAGVNIVEMLKALHALQKENQRLQEQILSLTAKKERLQILNVQLSVPFAALPTALPAANGPIPGPYGLPPQAGSSDSLSTSKSPPGKNSLGLDNSLSTSSEDPHSGCPSRSSSSLSFHSTPPPLPLLQQSPATLPLALPGAPAPLPPQPQNGLGRAPGAAGLGAMPMAEGLLGGLAGSGALPLNGLLGGLNGAAAPNPAGLSQAGGAPTLQLPGCLNSLTEQQRHLLQQQEQQLQQLQQLLASPQLTPEHQTVVYQMIQQIQQKRELQRLQMAGGSQLPMASLLAGSSTPLLSAGTPGLLPTASAPPLLPAGALVAPSLGNNTSLMAAAAAAAAVAAAGGPPVLTAQTNPFLSLAGADGGGPKGGTADKGASANQEKG